The genomic segment ACCGGCCACGGCCCGCGACGCACTACGCGTGACCGCCGTGACCGAGGCAGCCTACGAGGCCGCGCGATCGGATGAGTGGGTCGATGTCGACCTGAAGTAAGACGGGCGAGCCTCCAAACCTTTCCCGGCGGACCGCGAGCAGTCGGTATGGACGATCCAGCGATCCTCGTCGCCGGTGAGACGCTGATCGATTTCTTGCCCGCACAGCCAGGACCGCTTTCCGAAGTCGAATCGTTCTCACGGCGAGCGGGTGGTGCAGCGGCGAACGTCGCGATCGCGCTCTCCCGCCTCGACACACCGCCATGGTTTCTGACGAACGTTTCGACCGACGGGTTCGGCGATTTTCTTGGTGAGACGCTGACGGAAAACGGGATTCCCGATCGGATCGTGACGCGCTCGGCTCACCCGACGACGCTCGCGTTCGTTGCCCACGACGCCGACGCCGACCGGAGTTTCACGTTCTATGGGGCGGACAGCGCCGGCGGGCATCTCGATGCGGGCGTCGTTTCGGATGACACGCTCGATCGCATCGAGTGGCTCTGCGTCGACGCGCCGGTGGCGCTCGCGGCCGAACCCGCCCGTTCCGCACTCCTCACTCTCTGCGAGCGCGCCCGCGACCACGGCTGCCGGGTGGCGTTCGATCCGAACACGAGACGCGAGCTCTGGCCCGACGATGCAACCCTCCACGAAACGCTCGACGCCATGCTCGATCGAACGGACGTGGTCAAGACCTCGATCGAGGACCTCGACGGAACGTCGTTCGCGGGCGACGATCCCGCCGACCTCGCCGCGAACCTGTTCGCCGCCGGGCCACACACCGTGTTCCTGACCCGGGGAGCCGACGGGTCGCGCGCGATCGCCGCCGACCGTGCGCCGTGGGGGACCGTCGACGTCTCCCATTCGGGCTACGACGTCGATCCCGTCGACGCAACCGGCGCGGGCGACGCCTTCCTCGCGGGCGTCCTCCACGGACTCGCTGGCGACGAATCGCTCGACGAAGTCCTCGCGTTCGCCAATGCGGTCGCCGCACTCACCACGACCGAGACAGGGGCGATCGACGCGTTGCCCGATCACGAGGCCGTGACGGCGCTTCGAAAGTCCCGTTCCGAGTGATCACGTCCGGCGTCGAGACCGTCCGACGAAACGAGACGCCGAACGCCGGTCGGCGGCTACCGTGTCCGGCGACCGCCGTCGACGTCGTGATCGTGAACGTGTGCGTGCTTGCCGACCCGCGCACCCTCGTCGACCCGAGCGTTTTCGTGAACGTGGACGTGCTTTCCTACACGCGCGTTTGTTCCGACTGACGCGTCCGCGTGGACGTGTGCATGTTTGTCGATCCGAGCGCCAGTCTCGACCTGCGCGTTCTCGTGGATCTCGACGTGTTTGCCGATGCGGGCGTCGGCACCGACGTGTGCGCCGTCGTGGATCGTGGCGTGTTTGCCGATCTTGGCACCGTCGGCGACGTGTGCACTCCCCGCGACCCGAGCCTGCTTTCCGATGTTCATCACCCGAGCATGAAGACACTCGATTTACATAACTGTTGTCCGGGTGTGTGGTGGCGGAGCAACGAATCGGCCTTCGATCGGGAAGTCGAACCGAACGCGGTGGCTCGGCTGGTCGAGGCGGGCACGGCCTTCTGTGTCCAAATCCCCGGCTACGGCTCGTCAGAGCTGTTCATTCGAGAACAGTCCCATCGGCGACAGAAACGCGTGTTCTCAGGCCCCGGGAACTGCGGCTGCGATGAACGACCATCGGGTACCCGAGCGTGGTTCGTCGGCTTTCCGCTCCGCTTTCGTTCGGTCTCTGCGATGTTGCCAGTCCATGCTCGAACGAACGGTTCACTCGTATTTGAATACTGTGTTTCAGTGATGGTTCTGTCGTGGACGATCACCAGTGATCGTCGATCGAAAGCCATCACAACCACGAACGCCACGACCACGGGATCGAGTGCTGCGTTCGTTACCGATACACTGCGTCGCGCTCACCACGGAAGACCTCGAGCTCCTCGCTGGTGGGCAGGCCCTCGATGTCGCCAGCGACGGTCGTGGCAAACGCGCCGATCGCGTTTGCGCGTTCCGTCGCCTCGACCGGGTCGAGACCTCGCAAACGACCCGCGAGAAAGCCCGCAGCGAACCCGTCGCCCGCCCCGACCGGGTCGACCACCCGTTCGACGTCGTAGCCTGCGACGCGTTCGGTCGTCGCATGGTCGGCGACGAGCGCGCCCGCCGCGCCGAGTTTGACCGCGGCGAGGTCGGCCCCACGATCGAGACACGCCGCCGCGATGGCCTCGGGATCGTCGGCGTCGAACAGCGTTCGACCCTCCTCGATGCCGGGCAGCACGATATCGGCCGCCCCCACCAGATCGAGGAGCGTCGATCGCATTTCCTCCGTACTGTCCCAGAGTTTCTCCCGGAGATTTGGGTCGAAGGAGATCGTCACGTCTGCCTCGCGAGCGCGTTCGACAGCGGCGAAGACGGTCTCGCGACACGAATCGCTGAGAGCTGGCGTGATCCCCGTGAGATGGAGATACTCGGCGTCTGTGAGGAACGCTTCGGGGAGATCGG from the Halococcus salifodinae DSM 8989 genome contains:
- a CDS encoding carbohydrate kinase family protein; translated protein: MDDPAILVAGETLIDFLPAQPGPLSEVESFSRRAGGAAANVAIALSRLDTPPWFLTNVSTDGFGDFLGETLTENGIPDRIVTRSAHPTTLAFVAHDADADRSFTFYGADSAGGHLDAGVVSDDTLDRIEWLCVDAPVALAAEPARSALLTLCERARDHGCRVAFDPNTRRELWPDDATLHETLDAMLDRTDVVKTSIEDLDGTSFAGDDPADLAANLFAAGPHTVFLTRGADGSRAIAADRAPWGTVDVSHSGYDVDPVDATGAGDAFLAGVLHGLAGDESLDEVLAFANAVAALTTTETGAIDALPDHEAVTALRKSRSE
- a CDS encoding UDP-3-O-(3-hydroxymyristoyl)glucosamine N-acyltransferase gives rise to the protein MNIGKQARVAGSAHVADGAKIGKHATIHDGAHVGADARIGKHVEIHENAQVETGARIDKHAHVHADASVGTNARVGKHVHVHENARVDEGARVGKHAHVHDHDVDGGRRTR
- a CDS encoding sugar kinase is translated as MSPRVVTLGETMVLINPAESGPMKYTTEFKKSLGGAESNVAIGLARLGHDVGWISKLGADPHGEYLRSFVRGEGVDTSHVTTTPDAPTGIMFKERRALGESSVYYYRHGSAASTMTPADLPEAFLTDAEYLHLTGITPALSDSCRETVFAAVERAREADVTISFDPNLREKLWDSTEEMRSTLLDLVGAADIVLPGIEEGRTLFDADDPEAIAAACLDRGADLAAVKLGAAGALVADHATTERVAGYDVERVVDPVGAGDGFAAGFLAGRLRGLDPVEATERANAIGAFATTVAGDIEGLPTSEELEVFRGERDAVYR